A genomic stretch from Methanobacterium sp. includes:
- a CDS encoding NTP transferase domain-containing protein, giving the protein MVTAIIMAGGKGSRMDLNSEKPLIKINNKFMIEYVIEALKQSKNIDNILVATSKNTPKTDEYLKKQGIKTVMTSGDDYVYDLQFIIANCDLDDVLLTITADLPLINSSIIDHVLDEYGKSSKPAMSVVVPEDFFKKNGLKPTAVFDNMVPSGLNILIRINKTQNEEVLVLEKIELALNINTCEDMKFLKKLLGDDDGK; this is encoded by the coding sequence ATGGTTACAGCAATAATAATGGCCGGTGGAAAAGGCAGTAGAATGGATTTAAACAGTGAAAAACCTCTTATAAAAATAAATAATAAATTTATGATAGAATATGTAATTGAAGCATTAAAACAGTCTAAAAATATAGATAACATACTTGTTGCAACAAGCAAAAACACGCCAAAAACTGATGAATATCTAAAAAAACAGGGAATAAAGACAGTAATGACATCTGGTGATGATTATGTGTATGATCTCCAATTTATCATCGCTAATTGTGATTTAGATGATGTTTTACTTACAATAACTGCAGATTTACCTTTAATAAATAGCAGCATTATTGACCATGTTCTTGATGAATATGGGAAATCATCGAAGCCAGCAATGAGTGTTGTTGTTCCAGAGGATTTTTTTAAAAAAAATGGCTTGAAACCAACAGCAGTGTTTGATAATATGGTGCCATCGGGATTAAATATATTAATAAGAATCAACAAGACACAAAATGAGGAAGTTTTAGTTTTAGAAAAAATAGAACTTGCCTTGAATATTAATACGTGTGAAGACATGAAATTTCTTAAGAAACTGTTGGGTGATGATGATGGTAAATGA
- a CDS encoding zinc metalloprotease HtpX: protein MFDNIKILLLFSFLTGLLIGIGYLIGSFFKVGILGALIFFLFAIALNFASYFYSDKIVLKMYGARIVSEEEAPELHSIVEELAMNAGIPKPKVAIVENSTPNAFATGRNPQNAVVAVTTGILNLLNKDELEGVIGHELGHVKNRDILISAVAATIAGAIIIVADYARFFAIFGGGDDAEGIIGIIAMTILAPIAAIMVQFAISRSREYKADESGAQISGNPLALADALNKLQMSVNTKPMDANPATAHMFIVNPFGGKSKTLLNLFSTHPPMDKRIKRLEELRTF, encoded by the coding sequence ATGTTTGATAACATTAAAATATTACTATTATTCAGTTTTTTAACAGGTTTATTAATTGGTATAGGCTATTTAATAGGCTCATTTTTCAAAGTAGGAATTTTAGGGGCATTAATTTTCTTTTTATTTGCAATTGCCCTGAATTTTGCCTCATATTTCTATTCTGACAAAATTGTGCTTAAAATGTATGGAGCAAGAATTGTTTCTGAAGAAGAAGCTCCCGAACTCCATTCAATAGTTGAGGAGCTTGCAATGAATGCAGGAATTCCTAAACCCAAAGTTGCAATAGTTGAAAATTCTACTCCAAACGCCTTTGCAACAGGTAGAAACCCTCAAAATGCAGTTGTAGCAGTAACTACAGGCATATTGAATTTATTAAATAAAGATGAGCTTGAAGGAGTTATAGGTCACGAATTAGGGCACGTAAAAAACAGAGATATATTAATTAGTGCAGTCGCTGCCACAATAGCTGGCGCTATAATAATAGTTGCAGATTATGCAAGATTCTTCGCCATATTTGGTGGTGGAGACGACGCAGAAGGCATAATTGGAATAATTGCAATGACTATACTTGCGCCAATTGCCGCCATAATGGTCCAATTTGCAATAAGCAGATCAAGAGAATATAAAGCTGATGAAAGTGGTGCACAAATCTCTGGAAACCCATTAGCACTTGCAGACGCTTTAAACAAACTTCAAATGAGCGTTAATACAAAACCAATGGATGCAAATCCTGCAACAGCCCACATGTTCATAGTTAATCCTTTTGGAGGGAAATCAAAAACACTTTTAAATTTGTTTTCAACTCATCCTCCAATGGATAAAAGAATAAAAAGATTAGAAGAGCTTAGAACTTTCTAA
- a CDS encoding PRC-barrel domain-containing protein: MVNEDRKPIKGEEKVWSEIKGYQVATNNARILGELDELIINGKTGKITDVVIKVEKGRNINVKGAKKKGDHLLVPFGKVEKVGEFIIISES, translated from the coding sequence ATGGTAAATGAAGATAGAAAACCTATAAAAGGGGAAGAAAAGGTCTGGAGCGAAATTAAAGGATATCAGGTTGCTACAAACAATGCAAGAATATTAGGGGAATTGGATGAACTTATAATAAACGGTAAAACCGGAAAAATCACTGATGTAGTAATTAAAGTTGAAAAAGGTAGAAACATCAATGTTAAAGGCGCAAAGAAAAAAGGCGACCATTTATTAGTTCCATTTGGAAAAGTGGAGAAAGTCGGTGAGTTTATAATAATTTCAGAATCATAA